The nucleotide window CGGACGGCCCTTGGCGCGGAAAACGGCGCGGCACGCTTTAGCATTCCGGGCATCGGCCGCCAGTCCGTAGACGGTTTCAGTGGGGGCAGCGACGATGCCACCACCTGCGAGCACGTTGGCTAACAGGGCCAAATTGCGAGGGGTAGGGCGGTAGATACGGGCGGCAGGTGACGTGCGCATGGCATGAAAAAGGCCGGAGTGATTAGCTCCGGCCTGCGCTGCGATTTCTCAACAGTTCGCTTAGAGAGCGAGCAAGTTGTTACGAGACTGTTTGATGGTCTTCGTAACCGCGCGCTGCTGCTTGGCGGAAAGGTGAGTGTACTTGCGCGGCAAGATCTTGCCGGTGTCAGTTACGTAGTTGCGCAAAGCCTGCGGCGTGGTGAACGGAATCTGCTCAGGCGTAAGGCTCTGCTGGGTGTTTTCGGTCGTGCTCATTTGAAAAAGAGGATCAGAAAAACCGGTGAAGCCAAAGGTTGTCAACCTACAATCCAATCTCCACGTTGAAGATCGATGCAGGCAAAGGGTTCGTCTCCGTAGCTCAACTGGATAGAGCAGCGCTTTCCTAAAGCGCCTATCCCGGTTCAAGTCCGGGCGGGGGCACCATTTCTTTCGCGTCGCCTTTGCTCGGCCCCCTCGCAACTTGGCTCAGCATTCTTAGTCTTAACGTTTTTCCCATGCGTTCCTCCCTCCACAAATCCCTGCGCGCTTCCCAGCGTGCGTTTACCCTGCTCGAAATACTCGTGGTCCTGGCGATCATCGGCCTCCTTGTCGGCCTCGCCGTCACTAAGGTCGGCGGCATTTTTGGCGCCAAACAGGAGGACATCGCCCGGCTGTTTGTTAACTCCAGCATCAAGACTCCGCTCACCGCCTATCGCATCGACACCGGTGGTTATCCTTCAACCGCTGAGGGCTTGCAGGCGCTCGTCACCGCCCCGGCAACCCGGGCTGACTCATGGAAGGGCCCTTACATCGAAACGCCCGGTGGCAAGCTTCCGCTTGACCCTTGGCAGGAGTCCTACGTTTACCGCTTCCCCGGTGTGAAGAACAAGGACAGCTATGACCTTTTCTCCAAGGGCCCGGACAAAGCCGAGGGCACATCTGACGATATCGGCAACTGGTAGGACCGCCCCGTTCCGGCTAAACGGCGCGAGAACCTATGTCTGTATCCATTCCTCGAATAGCCGCTGGCCGGTCGGGCTTCACGCTGCTCGAAGTGTTGGTGACAATCGCCCTGATCGCCTTGCTCACCGGGGTGTTGGTGGTAGGAACTTCTCGGCTGCTCGGCGATCGCCCCAAGACCCCGGACGAGTTGTTTTGGTCGGCCGCTTCGGCCGCTCGCAAGGAGGCACTGCTCCAGAATCAATCGGTGCGTCTGAGCCTCGATGCGAAGTCGCGAAAATTTATCCTCGCCTCTTCGGCCGCAGAAACCCGCATGCCTTTCGTTCCCACTCAAATCGCGGAGATCGAGTTTCTCCCGCCGAAATCGCCGTCGACGTATTCGGCTATTCTCATCGCCGGTGAGCTCGTCGAAACGCGTACTCAACCCTTCGTGACGTTTTATGGGGACGGGACATGTTCGCCATTTCGGGTGCAATTGAAGAGCCGCACTCAAACTCGGGTGCTTGAAATCGACCCGTGGACATGCGCCCCCATGCTTGCGCCCTTAGCCGACCGATGAACCGCACGCCTCCCTCAGCTTTTACACTTCTGGAGGTACTGGTGGCCTTGGCGCTTTTCGCCATGGCCGCGGTGGTACTGGGGACGGGCTACGTCAACGTGCTCAACGGTTACCAGGTGGCGCGCCGGGCTACGGTGAGCGACCCCGAGGTTCAGTTTGCGAGGGCGCAGTTGCTCGCCCAGGCCGATGTGGAATTGGCGCGGCGGGGTGGGGATTTTGCGGCGGGGGACGGGCGGGCTGTACACTGGACGGCAACCATCGAGCCCACCTCACAGGCCGATCTCTTCGCCGTCACGTTCGATTGTGAAATCGCCGGTCAAGACACAATCAACAGCCAGAAAGTCCGTGAGGTTTTCCGGCTGCTACGGCCGACCTGGTCGGTGGCGACCGACCGCGCCACCCTGCGCACCGCCTCGCGCGATCGAATCCTTAAGCTGCAGGAGCGCGTCAACAAATGAAGCGGCGCGGATTCACTCTTTTGGAGACATTACTCGCGCTCGCCTTGGCCGGGCTGCTGATGGTGGGGCTCAACACGTTTGTTTTTTCGATGGGCGAATTATGGGGACGCAACACCGACCTGCGCCTCTTCGATCAGCACATTCGGGCGGTCACGAGGTTTATGCAGCATGAGCTGCGTGCCGCGGCTCGACCTCCGGCGGCTTCCGCCGATGCCCCCCCGTTTACCATGGCGGAGATTCGCACCCAGGCGGGCGTGACCGAGACGTTGCTCACATTTGAACTCTTCGAGGGCAGCCGCCTGTTCGTCTGGCCGGGGCAACCGCTGCCCGAAGTGGTGTGTTCGCTATCGGTGCGCGAGGGCGCAGGCCTTTTGTTGCTGTGGCATTCGCGGGTGGAAAAGGATTTTGCGGAACAACCCCCGCGCGAGACCGTGGTTTCGCCTTTGGTCACGGGCCTAGGGTACGATTATTACGACGCGGATTTCAAGAATTGGAAAAACGAAACCCAGCCTCGGCGCAACGCTCAGGGTGGGTATGACGCCCCGCAGCGGCTGCGCCTTAAGTTCACCTATCGCACCCGTTCGCAGGAAGTGTTGATTGTCTTGCCCGCAGGAACTCAGGGAATCCCTGCTTTTTAACATGCGTCGCTTCTCTCGATTTCCATCCCCTTGCCGACGCGGTTCCGTATTGCTCATCGTGCTCGTCACGCTGGTGTTCGCCACCTCGGCCCTGCTTCTGTTCATAGAAAAAGCGGGTACCGATCTGCTGGTGGATATCCGGGAAGCCGATGCCGCCCGCTTGCGGCAGGAAGCCTACTCCGCTCTCGAGACGACCCTCGCCGTGCTGGAGGACTTCCGCGTGGTCGGGGACGGGCTTCACGGTCCGGCCGAAGGCTGGGGTGACCCGCTCGGCTTTGCCGGTTACACGCCTGCCGAGGGACGTACGGTGGAGGTTTCACTGGAGGACGAGAGCGCCAAGTTGCCGCTTCCCTCTGTGAAGGCGGAGATGCTCATCGCGGTGTTCAAGTCCTGGCAGGTGCCCCAAACCGATGCCGAGCGCCTCACGGACTCACTGCTGGGTTGGATCAAAAAGGATCACACCGCGACTGCGATTGGCGCACCGACCTTAACGGATTACGAAAATACGGCACTGCCCTTTGTTCCTCCGGGACGGTCACTGCGCTCATTTGCCGAATTGGCTGCGATTGAGGGCGTGCGCCAGGTGTTTTTCGATGAAGTCACCGGTTTTCCGACAGAGATGTATCAACGCTTCACCGACACCTTTTCGCTTTATGATTTCGATTCGCCCAACCTGAACGGCAATCGGCTCGAGCCCCTGCTGGCACTTGAAACCATCGACGCGCAGCAGCAGCAGCGGGTGGCCGAATTCCTATCTGGCGCGGGCTCGTACCAAAGCCAAGGCCCAGGGTTTTTCAAAAGCGGGCGCAGCGTTGCCGCAGTCGCGGGAGGGCAACTCGCGAAACTGGGCTATGGGTACAAAGTGAGTGCGCTGCGGATTACCGTGACGGTTCGGCAGGGCTTGGCTTCTTTCCGCTTGATGGCGGTGGTGGCTCCGGAGGGCGGCGCCAAGGTCGCCCCGGCCAGCTCAGCCAGCAGCGTAGCGACCGAAGCGAGTCCAGCCGCGGTCAGTTCCAACAAAGCCGCCCAGAAGTCCGATCCCAGGCGTGCGCCCCCGGCAGATAAAACCTCCGGCCAGCCCGCCGATCTCAAATACCCGTTTACGTTTCTCGAAATCCGTGAAAACGATAGTGCTGTTCCGCCCCCTGCCTCTACCGCTGAACCGTCTGCATGAGCCTCACTTCGTTTAAACGCTTTTTACCCGCCGCACCACCTCGACACATTGTGCGGGTGGCCGACGCGTTGTTTTTTGTCCGTTCAGTTGCCGTGGCCGAGGGGACAAGCGCAGCCGACGTGGCGGCCCAAGCGGAGTTGGCCATCGAGGCCCTTGCGCCCTTTCCGGTGGCGCAACTTTACTACGGCCATTACTGGAAAGCGGGCGCGACGAGCGTGTTGATCTATGCCGCTTACCGGAAGCGTTTCACCGCCGACGAGGTTTCGACGTGGGCTGATGCCGAGGCGGTTTTACCGAACTTCGTTACGGTTCTTAATGGTAGTCCCGCTCCATTGTCCGCCACTGCAGTGGTGGTGCCGGGTGCGAGCAGTGTGACTGGACTTTATTTTGCCGATGCGAGCGGGGTTCCGTCGCAGGTGCGCGTCGAGCCGTTGCCCGTTGAGGCGACCGAGGCCGACCGTGAAGCGGCTCGTGCGGCCCTTCTAGGGGCGTTTCCCGAGAAACTGCACGTGGTGAAGCTGGAAGCAGAGCCGGTGTTCGACGCGGCGTCAGCACAAGAGCAGTTCGTTTTCCGCACGGGAGCGCAGGAATCGCGTTTTGGCGCCAACGAGGTCGCTCCGCTCGATGTGCGCGACAAGGGCGAGCTGGAATCCCGACGCCGTGCCCACGGCCGCGATGTGATCTTATGGCGCACGTTCTTGGGGTGCGCGGCGGCCATCGCGTTGTCTGCGCTCCTCGAACTGGGACTGGTGGGCACCTCGTTCTGGCAAAGCCGCCGCTTGGTGCTGGAGGCGCGGCAAAAGCCCGTGGTGGAGGCCATCATGACCTCGCAGGCTCTGGCGACGCGCATTGAAGAGCTTTCCAATAAGCGGCTGCTTCCTTTCGAGATGCTGGCGCTGGTTAATGGCGTTCGACCCGATTCGATTCAATTTATGCGTACGGTGACCAGCGGCCTTTATAAGCTGGAGGTCGAGGCTCAGACGAGTGCTTCGGGGGATATCGACGTGTTTCGCTCCGCGCTCAACAGGCTCGCCAGTTGTCAAAAGGCCGAGGTGGTTGACCCGCGCAGCCGTGACGGGGTTTCGACCTTCAAGCTAGTGGTGACCTTTCGTCCTGAGGCATTTAAAGAAACCGCACCGGATCCCGTGCCGGCGCCAACTGTTCCGGAGGTCACATCATGAAAGCTTTTTTCCTTAGTCGCCTCCTGCGCGAAAAAATCCTGCTGCTGGCGTTCACCCTGCTTGGTGCGGCTATCTGGCTGTCCGGAGTGGGCGAACGCGTGGCCGCTCAGGTGCGCGCGATTCGGGTGACCTCGACCGACTTGGATGTGCAGCAGCGCTGGTTATTGCAACGTGACCGTATCGAGAAGGAAGCTACGCTGGCCGTCGAGCATCTCGACCCGTCGCGGAGTTTTGACAGCGTGCGCCTGCAGGGGGAATTGAATATGCTGGCCCGTTCGGCAGGGCTTTCCAACTACGACGTCTCTGACAGTCGCACCGTGCGCTCCAGTCAGTTCGCGGTGCACTCGGTTCAGTTTTCGGCCCGCAATTCCGACATGGGGGCGCTGATTGCGTTTTATCAATCGCTGACTCAACGCGCGCCGTACTTGGGGCTTGAGCAGTTTTCCTTGGCCAGTAACCGGGCCAATGCCTCTCAATTATCCGCCTCGTGGCGCGTGACCTCCGTCGAGATCGCGCGGTGATCGATCTAGGCTTCGCGCCCAACTCACTGAACGGTTCAGGCGCGCAACGCGTATTGGTGGCAAAGCTTTGGCTTCTTGGGCTGATTTTAGTCGCTTAGCGAAGCGGTGAATAGGCGTTGGGCTACGGGTGTGGGGCGCGCAAAAACCGTGGCGCACCCCTCAGTGGCCGCCTTCGAGATCGCCGGGTTTGAGCAGGGCGGCGAAGGGCGGTTTGTTGGCCGCCTTGAGGTAGGCTTCCTTCGGCTCGATGCTGCCGTCTTGCACGCGGGCCAACAGGCTTTGGTCCATGGTAATCATGCCGTCGGCCCCGCCGCCTTCGATCAGGGCGCGGATGTTGTTGATCTGACCGCTGCGGATCGTGTTGGGCAGGGCTTCGTGCTGCATGAGGATCTCATGGACCGCGCAGCGGCCTTTGGGCACGCGTTTACAGAGCAACTGCGCCACCACGCCGGCGAGACAGCCGGCGAGCATCACACGGACCTGGTTTTGCTCCTGCGCGGGGAAGGCGTTGATGATGCGGTCGATGGTTTTTGGAGCGTTGTTGGTGTGTAGCGTGCCGAAGACGAGCATGCCCATGCTGGCGCAACTTAGTGCGAGCTTGATCGTTTCCAGCTCGCGCATCTCGCCGACGAGGATGATGTCGGGGTCGTGGCGCATCGCGCCTTTGAGGGCCGCACCGAAGGAGCGGGTGTGGTCGCCGACCTCGCGGTGGACGATGACCGACTTTTTGTTTTGGTGCACGAACTCGACTGGGTCCTCGATCGTGATGATGTGCCGCGCCGAGGTGTCGTTAATATAATCGATCATCGCGGCCAGCGTAGTGGATTTACCACTGCCGGTCGGGCCGGTCACCACCACCAGACCCTCGTTGAGATTACAGAGTTTTTTGAGCGCCGGGGGCAGCTTGAGGTCGTCGAAGGAGAGGATTTTCGAGGGGATCTGGCGGAAGACGGCGGCTTGCCCCCAGTGGTTATAGAGAAAATTGCCGCGGAAACGGGCCAGGCCGGGGATTTCGTGGGCGAGGTCGAGGTCGCGTTTTTCCAAAAACTGGGCCCAGCGTGCCGGCGGACAGATGCCTTGCAGCAGTTCGGTCATGTAAGCTGCGGTGACGGGCGTGTCGGCGAGCGGGATGAGGTTGCCGGAGATGCGGGATTTGGGGGGCAGTCCGACCGTGAGGTGCAGGTCGGAGCCGCCCTTTTCGAGCATGGTGCGGAGGAGTGAGTCGATGACGGCCATTTAAAAAAAAGATGAGGGGGCGGGGGCTTTAACTCGTTCTCTTACTCTTACTCCTACTCGTTCTCGATGTTGTGGCGCTTGGGCCAAAGAAGGAGAACTGAAAGGAGAACGAGTAAGATTAAGAGAACGAGAACGAGTTGGCGGAGGGGGAGGGCGCGAGGCTCAGGTGATTTTGGCCTGGAGCATGCGGGTGCTGATGTTTTTGCGGGCGGTTTCGGCGGTGATCTTGCCCTGTTCCCAGAGCTCGAAGACGACGTTTTCCATCAAATACATGCCTTCGCGTTTGCCGGTTTCGAGGACGTTGCGCAGGCCCTGCGTCTTGCCGTCGCGGATGAGCGCGATCACCGCGGAGTTGGCCACGAGGAGTTCGCCGGCCAGCACGAGGCCGCCGTCGGTTGTGGGCAGGAGGCGTTGGCAGAGGATGCCGCGCAGGCTCTCGGCCACGCTGGCGCGGATTTGCGCCTGCTGGGCGGGAGGGAAGACGTCGAGCAGGCGGTTGAGTGTGGTGGCGGCGTCACTGGTGTGCATGGTGCCGATCACTAAGTGGCCGGTTTCACTCGCCGTGATGGCCATCTCGATGGTTTCCAGGTCGCGCAGTTCGCCGATCACGATGACGTCGGGGTCTTCGCGCAGGGCTCCTTTAAGGGCAGAGGCGAAGCTGGCGGTGTGCGCGCCGACTTCGCGCTGGGTGAGGTTGCACTGCTGGGCGGGCTGGACCACCTCGATGGGGTCTTCGACGGTTATGATGTGGTCCTGCCGGCTGGCATTGAGCTCTGCAACGAGGGCGGCGAGGGTGGTGGTTTTGCCGGAGCCTACGGGGCCGGTGACCAGGATCAGGCCGTTGTGATAATTGAGCAGCTTTTTGACGTCGTCGAGGTTGCGCAGGCCGAGCTCTTCGAGGCGTGGGATGCGGGCGGGCACCATCCGGTACGAACCGGAGGCGCCACCTTTGTGAAACATCAGATTCACCCGGTAGCGGTTGCTGGCGTCGAGGGCCAGGGCGTAGTCGAAGTCGCGGATCTCCTGATACAGGGCGCGTTGTTCGGGGGTGAGCAGGGCGAGGTTGAGCCGCAGGGCTTCCTCGGCGGTGAGCCGGTGCTGGCCGAGCGTAACCAGTGCGCGGTTACGCCGCATAAACGGAACCATACCGGCGGAAAGGTGCAGGTCGCTGGCACCGTAGCGGGCGCAGTCGCGCAGGAGTTTATTCAACGCGGCGGCGAGGGCGGGTGCGTCCATCGAGCCAAGTTGCTCCCAGGCGAGCACGGGGAGTGACGCGGGGCCTGAGGCAGGGGGGGCGTCGGCAGGAGCCGGTGCGGCGGTTGCTGGCGGCGGCGTGGTTTTACGCAAGCTGAGGGTGGGCCCGGGTGCGGCGGCTGCCACCGTTGTGGCGAACGGGTCGTCGGCGGGCGGGCCGTCCTTTCCCTTGGTGAAAGCAAGGTCAAGGACCCGCTCCAGGGAGTCGAGCTGCTCGTCCGCCACATGGCCGTCGTCGATGAGTTTTTGGGCGAAATCCATCAACTCGACCTCGGTGCCGAGGGCCGCCTTAACGGCGAGGGCGTGGGCGCGGGTAAACAGGTTTTGATCGAGACCGATACGAACAAGCCAACGAATCTGATTTTGCATGGGGTGGGGCGGTGCCAGAGGCGGATCGTGAGTGTGTGAAGCGCAAGGACCGAGCCAAGCGCCAAAACCAAGCCCCACCGCCGATTCATTGAACAGCTAAACACCTGAATACTAACAAAGGAGCGGAATAAGCGGGACAAGCCCCAGGAAATCATTTTGGCTGGGTGAATGATGCCGGCCGAAACGAACCCGTCGAACCCCCAAGGGGAGGTGATTTCGCTGCGCCACTTGCAGGTGCAGGTGCTAGACAGCCCCGAGTTAAACGCCCGAGCGCAGGGGCTGCTTGAGGAGCATCACTATCTGGGCGCGGTGAAACCGGTGGGCGAGCGGCTGCTGTACGCGGTGAGCGATGCGCAGGGCACCTGGGTGGCGGTGCTGGTGTTTGCGGCGGCGGCGCTGCACCTGCGCGGCCGGGAGGCGTGGATTGGCTGGAGTGGAGAACAGCGCCGACGCCGATTGGCGCTGGTGGTCAACAACGTGCGGTTCCTGCTGCTGCCCAAGCCGGCGGTGCCCAACTTGGGCTCGGCGGTTTTGAGCCGGGTGCTCGGCCGGCTCAGTGCCGACTGGCAGTCGCGTTACGAGCACCCCGTGCTCGTCGGGGAAACCTTCGTCGACCCCGAGCGTTTTACGGGAAGTGTATACAAGGCATCCGGGTGGACCGAGTTGGGCCTGACCAAGGGCAACACGCGTAAGTCGCGCGATTACTACGAGCACCACGCCAAGCCCAAGCGCTTGTTTGTGCGCGAGCTGGAGCCCCGGGCCCGGAGAGCTCTTCAGGCAGGGCAGATCAAACCCTCGCTGGCTGCGGTGGAGGCGAAAGTTCCGGTGCGAAGTACCCTGAAGGCCCCCGATTTAATCAGCCTGGCGGAGGCCTTCCGGCAAGTGCCTGAATACCGCGCCTACATCGGGGCCTATCCCTTGCACGCGCTGCTGGCGATCACGGCGGCGGCCTATCTGGCCGGAGCACCCCGCGGCCAACGTGACCTGGCCGCTTTCGCCCGCCGGCTCTCCCCGGTCCAACGCCAAGCCCTCGGGGTGATCCGCCGCCGCGGCAAATACGGCGCTCCCAGCCAGCCCACCTTCAGCCGTCTGTTCGCCCGTGTGCAGGCCGCGCGCATCGAGGAGGTTTTACTCGCCCACCAACGCCAGGTGCGAGGCGAGCCTCCCGCCACCGAGATCGTGGTCATCGACGGCAAAGTCCCCAAGCACAGCGGCGGACAAAACGTCGTGACCGCGGTTACCTCGCCGAGCTTGTTTTATCTCGGCAGCGAGGTCGTCGCCGAAAAAAGTAACGAGATTCCCGCCGCCCGCGCCCTGTGTGAGAGACTCGATTTGGTCGATAAACTCGTGAGCCTTGATGCCCTGCATACCCAGGCGGACACCGCGCGGGCGATCGTACTGGAGCATGGCGGCGACTACCTGTTCACCGTCAAAGGCAAT belongs to Opitutus sp. and includes:
- a CDS encoding general secretion pathway protein GspK is translated as MLVTLVFATSALLLFIEKAGTDLLVDIREADAARLRQEAYSALETTLAVLEDFRVVGDGLHGPAEGWGDPLGFAGYTPAEGRTVEVSLEDESAKLPLPSVKAEMLIAVFKSWQVPQTDAERLTDSLLGWIKKDHTATAIGAPTLTDYENTALPFVPPGRSLRSFAELAAIEGVRQVFFDEVTGFPTEMYQRFTDTFSLYDFDSPNLNGNRLEPLLALETIDAQQQQRVAEFLSGAGSYQSQGPGFFKSGRSVAAVAGGQLAKLGYGYKVSALRITVTVRQGLASFRLMAVVAPEGGAKVAPASSASSVATEASPAAVSSNKAAQKSDPRRAPPADKTSGQPADLKYPFTFLEIRENDSAVPPPASTAEPSA
- a CDS encoding general secretion pathway protein GspM; the encoded protein is MKAFFLSRLLREKILLLAFTLLGAAIWLSGVGERVAAQVRAIRVTSTDLDVQQRWLLQRDRIEKEATLAVEHLDPSRSFDSVRLQGELNMLARSAGLSNYDVSDSRTVRSSQFAVHSVQFSARNSDMGALIAFYQSLTQRAPYLGLEQFSLASNRANASQLSASWRVTSVEIAR
- the gspG gene encoding type II secretion system major pseudopilin GspG, translating into MRSSLHKSLRASQRAFTLLEILVVLAIIGLLVGLAVTKVGGIFGAKQEDIARLFVNSSIKTPLTAYRIDTGGYPSTAEGLQALVTAPATRADSWKGPYIETPGGKLPLDPWQESYVYRFPGVKNKDSYDLFSKGPDKAEGTSDDIGNW
- the rpsR gene encoding 30S ribosomal protein S18, which produces MSTTENTQQSLTPEQIPFTTPQALRNYVTDTGKILPRKYTHLSAKQQRAVTKTIKQSRNNLLAL
- a CDS encoding prepilin-type N-terminal cleavage/methylation domain-containing protein: MSVSIPRIAAGRSGFTLLEVLVTIALIALLTGVLVVGTSRLLGDRPKTPDELFWSAASAARKEALLQNQSVRLSLDAKSRKFILASSAAETRMPFVPTQIAEIEFLPPKSPSTYSAILIAGELVETRTQPFVTFYGDGTCSPFRVQLKSRTQTRVLEIDPWTCAPMLAPLADR
- a CDS encoding prepilin-type N-terminal cleavage/methylation domain-containing protein, which encodes MNRTPPSAFTLLEVLVALALFAMAAVVLGTGYVNVLNGYQVARRATVSDPEVQFARAQLLAQADVELARRGGDFAAGDGRAVHWTATIEPTSQADLFAVTFDCEIAGQDTINSQKVREVFRLLRPTWSVATDRATLRTASRDRILKLQERVNK
- a CDS encoding prepilin-type N-terminal cleavage/methylation domain-containing protein — encoded protein: MKRRGFTLLETLLALALAGLLMVGLNTFVFSMGELWGRNTDLRLFDQHIRAVTRFMQHELRAAARPPAASADAPPFTMAEIRTQAGVTETLLTFELFEGSRLFVWPGQPLPEVVCSLSVREGAGLLLLWHSRVEKDFAEQPPRETVVSPLVTGLGYDYYDADFKNWKNETQPRRNAQGGYDAPQRLRLKFTYRTRSQEVLIVLPAGTQGIPAF
- a CDS encoding PilT/PilU family type 4a pilus ATPase; the encoded protein is MQNQIRWLVRIGLDQNLFTRAHALAVKAALGTEVELMDFAQKLIDDGHVADEQLDSLERVLDLAFTKGKDGPPADDPFATTVAAAAPGPTLSLRKTTPPPATAAPAPADAPPASGPASLPVLAWEQLGSMDAPALAAALNKLLRDCARYGASDLHLSAGMVPFMRRNRALVTLGQHRLTAEEALRLNLALLTPEQRALYQEIRDFDYALALDASNRYRVNLMFHKGGASGSYRMVPARIPRLEELGLRNLDDVKKLLNYHNGLILVTGPVGSGKTTTLAALVAELNASRQDHIITVEDPIEVVQPAQQCNLTQREVGAHTASFASALKGALREDPDVIVIGELRDLETIEMAITASETGHLVIGTMHTSDAATTLNRLLDVFPPAQQAQIRASVAESLRGILCQRLLPTTDGGLVLAGELLVANSAVIALIRDGKTQGLRNVLETGKREGMYLMENVVFELWEQGKITAETARKNISTRMLQAKIT
- a CDS encoding PilT/PilU family type 4a pilus ATPase, with product MAVIDSLLRTMLEKGGSDLHLTVGLPPKSRISGNLIPLADTPVTAAYMTELLQGICPPARWAQFLEKRDLDLAHEIPGLARFRGNFLYNHWGQAAVFRQIPSKILSFDDLKLPPALKKLCNLNEGLVVVTGPTGSGKSTTLAAMIDYINDTSARHIITIEDPVEFVHQNKKSVIVHREVGDHTRSFGAALKGAMRHDPDIILVGEMRELETIKLALSCASMGMLVFGTLHTNNAPKTIDRIINAFPAQEQNQVRVMLAGCLAGVVAQLLCKRVPKGRCAVHEILMQHEALPNTIRSGQINNIRALIEGGGADGMITMDQSLLARVQDGSIEPKEAYLKAANKPPFAALLKPGDLEGGH
- a CDS encoding ISAs1 family transposase, which produces MMPAETNPSNPQGEVISLRHLQVQVLDSPELNARAQGLLEEHHYLGAVKPVGERLLYAVSDAQGTWVAVLVFAAAALHLRGREAWIGWSGEQRRRRLALVVNNVRFLLLPKPAVPNLGSAVLSRVLGRLSADWQSRYEHPVLVGETFVDPERFTGSVYKASGWTELGLTKGNTRKSRDYYEHHAKPKRLFVRELEPRARRALQAGQIKPSLAAVEAKVPVRSTLKAPDLISLAEAFRQVPEYRAYIGAYPLHALLAITAAAYLAGAPRGQRDLAAFARRLSPVQRQALGVIRRRGKYGAPSQPTFSRLFARVQAARIEEVLLAHQRQVRGEPPATEIVVIDGKVPKHSGGQNVVTAVTSPSLFYLGSEVVAEKSNEIPAARALCERLDLVDKLVSLDALHTQADTARAIVLEHGGDYLFTVKGNQPGLQKIVAAQVPDPGAPFLTR